The following DNA comes from Mucilaginibacter jinjuensis.
CCTGCTGCTATGATTTCGTTACAAATGTATTAGCTCACAAAATATTGTGTAACGGCATGTGTCTTACCCTTAGCCGCTAAAGAAGCCTCTGTATAGTTAGGAAATTCGTTTCCGCTTTTAATAATATCAGCGCCTATAACTTCTACAGTTGGAAGTACCCATTGCTTCTTATTAATATTATCTGCGTTTTGATTTGTTGTTTGTGATGGCTTATTCATTTAACAAACATTTGCTAATAAATTATGCATTGTCCGTTAAAAACAAAAGCGCCGTTCAGGGAAACCCGGAACGGCGCTTTTAATATCTATGTCGAATATAATTATCCGTTTGATAATGCTGCTGCACCACTCACAATCTCGGTAAGCTCGGTGGTAATAGCTGCCTGGCGTGCCTGGTTGTATGATAGTTTTAAGCTACGTAACAGGTCACCGGCGTTGTCGGTAGCCTTATCCATCGCTGTCATACGTGCACCATGCTCAGATGCGTTAGAATCTAACACCGCACGGTACAACTGGATCTTAATATTCTTAGGGATCAATTGTTCAACAATTTCTTCCTGCGAAGGCTCCAGGATATAATCAACCTGTGCAGCTGCTTTAGTCTCAGCCTTAGTTTCAGTTTTAGGAACCGGCAATAATTGCTCGGCCATTAAAATCTGCACTGCAGCATTTCTAAAGTGGTTGTAAACCAGTTCAACACGGTCGTAATCGCCATTCACAAAACCCTGCATAATGGCTTCAGTTATTTTAGAAGCTTCAACAAAGTTAAGGTTATTGTACAACTCGTTGTTATTACCAATTACGTTATAACCACGGCGCTGATAAAACTCCTGTGCTTTTTTACCAATTGCTACGATTGATACTTTACCGGCTTTCATTTGCTCGGGGTATTTCTCTGCAATGAGGTTATTAGCGGTTTTAATCGCGTTAGCGTTAAAGGCACCGGCCAAACCACGGTTAGAGGTAACAACAACTACCAGTACACGTACCGGCT
Coding sequences within:
- the atpG gene encoding ATP synthase F1 subunit gamma, which encodes MANLKEVRNRIASVNSTQQITKAMKMVSAAKLKRATNAIVQLRPYATKLQEMLSNLSASLEDGSSPYLQEREPVRVLVVVVTSNRGLAGAFNANAIKTANNLIAEKYPEQMKAGKVSIVAIGKKAQEFYQRRGYNVIGNNNELYNNLNFVEASKITEAIMQGFVNGDYDRVELVYNHFRNAAVQILMAEQLLPVPKTETKAETKAAAQVDYILEPSQEEIVEQLIPKNIKIQLYRAVLDSNASEHGARMTAMDKATDNAGDLLRSLKLSYNQARQAAITTELTEIVSGAAALSNG